Proteins encoded in a region of the Chitinivibrio alkaliphilus ACht1 genome:
- the ercA gene encoding alcohol dehydrogenase-like regulatory protein ErcA: MSIQQELRKFVAPECIFGKNSRLLVTQYALNYGGTRTLLVSDPGVCNAGWCQEIQDLLEQAGMEVVLFDSISANPRDMEVMAGAHVYTDHHCDLIVAVGGGSVLDCAKGIGIIVSNGGSIIEYAGVDQVPIPMPPLICIPTTGGTSADVSQFAIINDISENVKIAIISKTVVPDVALIDPTTLQTMPPYLAACTGIDALVHAIEAYVSNASSPITDVHALHAIQLITSSLAHFVNDVAQTAHQYTVMLASFQAGLAFSNASLGSVHAMAHSLGGFLDLPHGECNAILVPHVISYNFATVPEKCIRIGDAMGLSLEGLSQEESRKKIISSIESLQVACGIKGGLSARGVTLDDIPRLAEKAMLDPCNATNPRPPTRGDLETLYREAL; encoded by the coding sequence ATGTCGATACAACAGGAATTACGAAAATTTGTAGCCCCCGAGTGTATCTTTGGGAAGAACTCTCGGCTCTTAGTGACCCAATACGCCCTCAACTACGGCGGAACACGCACCCTTTTAGTAAGCGATCCAGGAGTGTGTAACGCGGGGTGGTGCCAAGAAATACAAGACCTTTTGGAACAAGCTGGCATGGAAGTTGTTCTTTTTGATAGCATATCTGCCAACCCTCGAGATATGGAAGTGATGGCCGGAGCGCACGTATATACAGATCATCACTGTGATCTCATTGTTGCAGTAGGAGGGGGTTCAGTCTTGGATTGTGCAAAAGGAATTGGCATTATCGTTTCAAATGGAGGGTCTATTATCGAGTATGCCGGAGTAGACCAGGTGCCCATTCCAATGCCGCCACTTATTTGTATTCCCACAACGGGGGGTACCTCCGCAGATGTATCCCAATTTGCCATTATTAATGATATTTCAGAAAACGTAAAAATAGCCATTATCAGCAAGACCGTTGTTCCTGATGTTGCCCTTATTGACCCAACCACCTTACAAACCATGCCACCATATTTGGCCGCATGCACGGGAATCGATGCTCTCGTACATGCCATTGAAGCCTATGTATCTAATGCGAGCTCTCCAATCACAGATGTTCATGCTCTCCACGCAATACAACTCATTACGAGTAGCCTTGCTCATTTTGTGAATGATGTTGCACAAACTGCCCACCAGTATACGGTAATGCTTGCAAGTTTTCAAGCAGGGTTAGCCTTTTCCAATGCGAGCTTAGGCAGCGTGCATGCCATGGCACACAGCCTTGGTGGATTTCTTGATCTTCCTCACGGTGAGTGCAACGCAATTCTTGTCCCCCATGTCATTTCTTATAATTTTGCCACGGTACCAGAAAAGTGTATCCGCATTGGTGACGCCATGGGGCTTTCCCTTGAGGGTCTTTCCCAAGAAGAATCACGAAAAAAAATAATTTCTTCTATAGAATCTCTTCAAGTGGCCTGCGGTATCAAGGGTGGGCTTTCTGCACGTGGAGTAACCCTCGATGATATACCACGTTTAGCAGAAAAGGCCATGCTTGATCCGTGTAATGCCACCAACCCTCGTCCCCCCACACGGGGAGATCTTGAAACACTCTATCGGGAGGCTCTGTAA